The Vicia villosa cultivar HV-30 ecotype Madison, WI linkage group LG1, Vvil1.0, whole genome shotgun sequence genome includes a region encoding these proteins:
- the LOC131643472 gene encoding imidazoleglycerol-phosphate dehydratase, chloroplastic-like: MELTLPQPQSQLHPKCLPFPSLKSRVSVFQTTSCSPFQASIFSLNQRNLTPLNTSRNISASALLGGNNTSTSPIDPGARIGEVKRVTKETNVSVKINLDGSGIADSSSGIPFLDHMLDQLASHGLFDVHVKATGDIHIDDHHTNEDVALAIGTALLQALGDRKGINRFGNFSAPLDEALVHVSLDLSGRPHLGYDLDLPSQRVGTYDTQLVEHFFQSLVNTSGMTLHIRQFAGANSHHIIEATFKAFARALRQATEYDTRRRGTIPSSKGVLSRS, translated from the exons ATGGAGCTCACTCTAcctcaacctcaatctcaattGCACCCTAAATGCCTTCCATTTCCCTCTCTCAAATCTAGGGTTTCCGTTTTTCAGACAACCTCGTGCTCACCTTTCCAAGCTTCAATCTTTTCACTCAATCAACGCAATCTCACGCCATTGAATACTTCCAGAAACATCTCCGCCTCTGCTTTGCTCGGCGGCAACAACACTTCAACTTCCCCAATTGACCCAG GTGCTAGAATTGGAGAGGTGAAAAGGGTCACCAAGGAAACCAATGTGTCAGTCAAAATCAACTTGGATGGATCTGGTATTGCTGATAGTAGTTCTGGAATTCCCTTCCTTGACCATATGCTTGAT CAACTTGCATCACATGGACTGTTCGACGTACATGTAAAGGCTACAGGTGACATACATATTGATGACCATCATACAAATGAAGATGTCGCTCTTGCTATTGGAACG GCTTTGCTGCAGGCTCTTGGTGATAGGAAGGGTATTAACCGGTTTGGTAACTTCTCGGCTCCACTCGACGAAGCATTAGTTCACGTTTCTTTG GATTTGTCTGGTCGACCACATCTAGGTTATGATTTAGACTTACCTTCTCAGAGGGTTGGGACATACGACACTCAG TTGGTGGAGCATTTTTTCCAGTCATTAGTGAACACATCTGGTATGACCCTTCACATTCGACAG TTTGCCGGAGCAAATTCCCATCATATTATTGAGGCAACCTTCAAAGCATTTGCCAGGGCTCTTCGACAAGCGACAGAGTATGATACACGTCGCCGTGGAACAATACCAAG TTCAAAAGGAGTTCTCTCGCGCAGTTAA
- the LOC131643473 gene encoding photosystem II D1 precursor processing protein PSB27-H2, chloroplastic-like, giving the protein MAVTFAASMCSITSSKTPQEIKRFDIEDKLQSRSNIALLPLEALNRRHLTISIGTSLVAITCCYGLSPLLVWAEEKSDQKEENDNGVIGAVKSLFDPNEKTKSGKVLPKAYIKSAKELVKTLRESLNEVLDDNAKFRRTADAAKESIREYLGSWSGNQTVAQEESYVALVKAVRSLANFYSRSGPSAALPEEVKSEILDYLNTAEDSL; this is encoded by the exons ATGGCAGTTACCTTTGCAGCAAGTATGTGTTCCATCACAAGTTCTAAAACGCCTCAAGAGATCAAAAGATTTGACATTGAAG ATAAACTGCAATCCAGGTCTAATATTGCACTGCTTCCTCTCGAAGCTTTGAACCGCAGGCACCTTACAATTAGTATTGGCACTTCATTGGTTGCGATAACATGTTGTTACGGTTTATCACCGTTATTGGTATGGGCTGAAGAGAAGTCAGATCAGAAAGAGGAGAATGATAATGGTGTTATTGGGGCCGTCAAATCGTTATTTGATCCCAATGAGAAGACAAAGTCGGGAAAGGTTTTGCCAAAAGCTTACATAAAGTCAGCAAAAGAATTGGTGAAAACACTGCGTGAGTCATTAAATGAAGTCCTTGACGATAATGCCAAGTTTAGAAGGACTGCAGATGCGGCAAAGGAGTCGATTCGGGAGTATCTTGGTAGTTGGAGTGGAAACCAGACTGTTGCTCAAGAA GAATCATATGTTGCTTTGGTAAAAGCTGTAAGATCTTTGGCAAACTTTTACTCAAGGTCAGGACCATCAGCTGCATTGCCGGAAGAAGTAAAGTCTGAAATATTAGATTATCTGAATACTGCTGAAGATTCATTGTAG
- the LOC131643474 gene encoding uncharacterized protein LOC131643474: MAGGNNPKPSSSSHRKTRWESNSSAAPTATTTITTNTKSPSDPKLKPNTNNPNPNNNPKPNPNPSPKLPNNHPALIPFQFPEPGPPPPPAYGFHMLERRTIILADGSVRSYFALPPDYQDFAPPLPPRPLDRFDMRFPPRPDYQNPLEASLAKRKYGEDGRDEFARQREQLLRNANGFANRVPGGEFPAGPSGPLKRDMMDPVDLRPSKQLRVDGVGGANNARHPQVDQEALKKTFLHFVRLINDNPSLKKSFSVDGKQGRVQCVACGSGTNRAAKEFSDIHALIMHTYNSDNADLRADHLGLHKALCVLMGWNHSTPPDNSKAYQYLSADEAEANRDDLIMWPPLVIIHNTNTEKSRDGRMEGLGNKWMDNKIRELGFVGGKSKALYGKEGHLGITLVKYADDKSGLEQAMRLAEHFKKENHGRKDWARVHTQSLGKDDENNPNLVQVDEKKGEKRKVLYGYLGTAFDIDKLDFDTRKKVVIKSRREYKPSM, encoded by the exons ATGGCCGGCGGCAACAATCCCAAGCCTTCCTCATCCTCCCACCGCAAAACCCGCTGGGAATCCAACTCCTCCGCCGCCCCCACCGCCACTACCACCATCACCACCAACACCAAATCTCCTTCCGATCCCAAACTCAAACCCAACACCAATAATCCAAACCCTAACAATAACCCTAAACCTAACCCTAATCCCAGCCCCAAACTTCCAAACAATCACCCTGCCCTAATCCCCTTCCAATTTCCTGAACCCGGTCCACCTCCTCCTCCGGCCTATGGTTTCCACATGCTCGAACGGCGAACGATCATCCTCGCCGACGGCAGTGTCAGATCCTACTTCGCTCTCCCCCCTGATTACCAGGATTTCGCACCCCCACTCCCACCTCGACCTTTAGACCGCTTTGATATGCGATTCCCTCCCCGTCCTGATTATCAGAATCCCTTGGAAGCCTCCTTGGCGAAGAGGAAGTATGGCGAGGATGGTAGGGATGAATTCGCCAGACAAAGGGAACAGCTTTTGCGGAATGCCAATGGGTTTGCTAATAGGGTTCCTGGTGGTGAGTTTCCTGCTGGTCCCAGTGGTCCTCTTAAGCGAGATATGATGGACCCTGTTGATCTGAGACCTTCTAAGCAGTTGAGGGTTGATGGGGTTGGTGGTGCTAATAATGCTAGGCACCCGCAGGTTGATCAGGAGGCTTTGAAGAAAACCTTTCTTCACTTTGTTAGGTTAATCAATGATAATCCGTCTCTTAAGAAGAGTTTTTCGGTGGATGGAAAGCAAGGGCGGGTTCAGTGTGTTGCTTGTGGCAGTGGCACTAACAG GGCTGCTAAAGAATTTTCAGATATACATGCTCTCATTATGCATACTTACAACTCAGATAATGCTGATTTACGTGCTGATCATTTGggattacacaaagctctgtgtGTCTTAATGGGTTGGAATCATTCAACGCCTCCTGATAACTCAAAGGCATATCAGTATCTATCTGCTGATGAAGCAGAAGCAAATCGGGATGATCTGATCATGTGGCCACCTTTGGTGATCATCCACAACACAAACACAGAAAAAAGTAGAGATGGTCGTATGGAGGGTTTGGGAAACAAATGGATGGATAATAAAATTAGAG AGCTTGGATTTGTTGGTGGCAAATCAAAGGCATTATATGGAAAAGAAGGTCATTTGGGCATAACACTGGTTAAATATGCTGATGACAAATCAGGCTTGGAGCAAGCCATGCGGCTTGCTGAACACTTTAAGAAGGAAAATCATGGACGTAAGGATTGGGCTCGTGTGCATACCCAGTCATTAggaaaggatgatgaaaacaatCCAAACCTTGTGCAGGTTGATGAGAAAAAAGGAGAGAAAAGGAAAGTCTTGTATGGCTATCTAGGAACCGCTTTTGATATTGACAAACTTGATTTTGATACAAGGAAGAAGGTAGTTATAAAAAGCCGGAGAGAATACAAACCCTCCATGTAG
- the LOC131648763 gene encoding uncharacterized protein LOC131648763 codes for MKADRLWIRWLDTFYFKGDDILQWQATTNSSWILKKIVKHKEALSTSKHWMEAVTTGHYKTGAMYKDLKGEVEHVGWKKILVDNHARPRSCFTLWMTLMKRFPTKERLLRLGINVDLKCCYCDYNKNIQHLFFGCNYTKDIWQQILG; via the coding sequence ATGAAAGCTGACCGACTTTGGATTCGATGGCTTGACACATTCTATTTCAAAGGTGATGATATTTTACAATGGCAAGCCACAACAAATAGTTCATGGATTTTGAAGAAAATTGTGAAGCATAAGGAAGCCTTGAGCACGAGTAAGCATTGGATGGAGGCGGTAACTACCGGCCATTACAAAACTGGAGCCATGTACAAGGATTTGAAGGGTGAAGTGGAACATGTCGGATGGAAGAAGATATTGGTTGATAACCATGCTAGACCACGATCATGTTTCACATTGTGGATGACGCTTATGAAACGATTTCCCACAAAGGAGAGATTACTTAGATTAGGCATCAATGTGGACTTGAAGTGCTGCTACTGTGATTACAACAAAAACATACAACACCTTTTCTTTGGCTGCAACTACACCAAAGATATCTGGCAGCAAATCCTTGGCTAA
- the LOC131643475 gene encoding FRIGIDA-like protein 4a isoform X2 gives MGSIPDPGELTELAQPSFDDFQRQTSLMTSCTLLWKELSDHFSSLEQDLLTKSEALNRKICSLDNQTNESLNVLRHRESTLDDALQIALRDIDKRTEAALAALSRVKEDVAEGDGEVDNGEGLMMKLKSFCLNMDALGFWEFLIGKKKELEGLRAEMPDALEECIDPAKFVLEAISEVFPVDKRGDKGGNDLGWACVLVLESLVPVMVDPVLKSRMLVTPSVKELAKDVAEKWKVSLEERGGVENVKTPDVHTFLQHLVTFGIVDSDDLQLYRKLVIASAWRKHMPKLALSLGLSNQMPDMIEELISKGQQLDAVHFTFEVGLVDKFPPVPLLKSFLKDAKKVAASILEDPNNAGRASYLAARKEQSALKAVIKCIEEYKLEAEFPAESLKKRLEQLEKVKPEKRKQVVVPANKRTRASNSNGGHMPPAKAGRLTNAYVSSFPAAPTFVRSPSHGQYPAALPPYPSPPHMYGSRSPSYAYSPEPAPAIAASYPTPPMNYPAYGGYGNVLAPTYQQAYYR, from the exons atGGGGTCTATCCCCGATCCCGGCGAGTTAACCGAGTTGGCTCAACCCAGCTTCGACGACTTCCAACGCCAAACCTCCCTCATGACCAGCTGCACCCTCCTCTGGAAGGAACTCTCCGACCACTTCTCCTCTCTCGAACAAGACCTTCTCACCAAATCCGAAGCGCTTAATCGCAAAATCTGTTCTCTCGATAACCAAACCAACGAGTCTCTTAATGTTCTCCGTCACCGTGAGTCCACTCTCGACGACGCGCTTCAGATCGCGCTTCGTGACATCGATAAGCGTACCGAAGCTGCTCTCGCTGCACTCTCCCGTGTAAAAGAGGACGTTGCTGAGGGTGATGGTGAGGTTGATAATGGTGAAGGATTGATGATGAAGTTGAAGTCATTTTGTTTGAACATGGACGCCTTAGGGTTTTGGGAGTTTTTGATAGGGAAGAAGAAGGAATTGGAAGGTTTGAGAGCTGAGATGCCGGATGCGTTGGAGGAGTGTATAGATCCGGCGAAGTTTGTGCTGGAAGCTATATCGGAGGTTTTTCCGGTTGATAAGAGAGGTGATAAAGGCGGAAATGATCTCGGTTGggcttgtgttttggtgttggaGTCGCTGGTTCCGGTGATGGTGGACCCGGTGTTGAAATCGAGGATGTTGGTGACTCCGTCCGTGAAGGAGCTTGCGAAGGATGTTGCGGAGAAATGGAAGGTGAGCTTGGAAGAACGTGGTGGTGTGGAGAATGTGAAGACACCTGATGTTCACACGTTCTTGCAGCATCTTGTTACGTTTGGGATTGTTGACAGTGATGATTTGCAATTGTATCGCAAGCTTGTTATTGCTTCTGCTTGGAGGAAACACATGCCTAAGCTTGCACTTTCCCTTGGTCTCTCTAATCAAATGCCTG ATATGATTGAAGAGTTGATCAGCAAGGGACAACAGCTTGATGCTGTTCACTTCACATTTGAAGTGGGTCTTGTGGACAAGTTCCCACCTGTTCCACTTCTCAAATCTTTCTTGAAAGATGCTAAGAAAGTCGCTGCGTCTATTTTGGAAGATCCTAATAATGCAGGGCGTGCTTCG TATCTAGCTGCAAGAAAGGAGCAGTCTGCACTCAAGGCCGTGATTAAATGCATAGAAGAATACAAACTTGAGGCAGAATTTCCTGCCGAGAGTCTGAAGAAGCGACTTGAACAGTTGGAGAAGGTCAAGCCTGAGAAAAGGAAACAAGTTGTGGTCCCTGCCAATAAAAGAACAAGAGCAAGCAACAGCAATGGAGGCCATATGCCACCTGCCAAAGCTGGGCGTTTGACTAATGCATATGTATCATCTTTCCCTGCTGCTCCTACATTTGTTAGATCTCCTTCACACGGGCAATACCCAGCTGCTCTACCACCTTATCCTTCACCACCCCACATGTATGGCAGCAGAAGTCCATCCTATGCTTATTCACCAGAACCAGCACCAGCTATTGCAGCGTCTTATCCAACACCACCCATGAATTATCCTGCTTATGGTGGCTATGGAAATGTTTTGGCACCCACTTATCAGCAGGCTTACTACCGATAG
- the LOC131643475 gene encoding FRIGIDA-like protein 4a isoform X1 codes for MGSIPDPGELTELAQPSFDDFQRQTSLMTSCTLLWKELSDHFSSLEQDLLTKSEALNRKICSLDNQTNESLNVLRHRESTLDDALQIALRDIDKRTEAALAALSRVKEDVAEGDGEVDNGEGLMMKLKSFCLNMDALGFWEFLIGKKKELEGLRAEMPDALEECIDPAKFVLEAISEVFPVDKRGDKGGNDLGWACVLVLESLVPVMVDPVLKSRMLVTPSVKELAKDVAEKWKVSLEERGGVENVKTPDVHTFLQHLVTFGIVDSDDLQLYRKLVIASAWRKHMPKLALSLGLSNQMPDMIEELISKGQQLDAVHFTFEVGLVDKFPPVPLLKSFLKDAKKVAASILEDPNNAGRASLGEKKSAMYLAARKEQSALKAVIKCIEEYKLEAEFPAESLKKRLEQLEKVKPEKRKQVVVPANKRTRASNSNGGHMPPAKAGRLTNAYVSSFPAAPTFVRSPSHGQYPAALPPYPSPPHMYGSRSPSYAYSPEPAPAIAASYPTPPMNYPAYGGYGNVLAPTYQQAYYR; via the exons atGGGGTCTATCCCCGATCCCGGCGAGTTAACCGAGTTGGCTCAACCCAGCTTCGACGACTTCCAACGCCAAACCTCCCTCATGACCAGCTGCACCCTCCTCTGGAAGGAACTCTCCGACCACTTCTCCTCTCTCGAACAAGACCTTCTCACCAAATCCGAAGCGCTTAATCGCAAAATCTGTTCTCTCGATAACCAAACCAACGAGTCTCTTAATGTTCTCCGTCACCGTGAGTCCACTCTCGACGACGCGCTTCAGATCGCGCTTCGTGACATCGATAAGCGTACCGAAGCTGCTCTCGCTGCACTCTCCCGTGTAAAAGAGGACGTTGCTGAGGGTGATGGTGAGGTTGATAATGGTGAAGGATTGATGATGAAGTTGAAGTCATTTTGTTTGAACATGGACGCCTTAGGGTTTTGGGAGTTTTTGATAGGGAAGAAGAAGGAATTGGAAGGTTTGAGAGCTGAGATGCCGGATGCGTTGGAGGAGTGTATAGATCCGGCGAAGTTTGTGCTGGAAGCTATATCGGAGGTTTTTCCGGTTGATAAGAGAGGTGATAAAGGCGGAAATGATCTCGGTTGggcttgtgttttggtgttggaGTCGCTGGTTCCGGTGATGGTGGACCCGGTGTTGAAATCGAGGATGTTGGTGACTCCGTCCGTGAAGGAGCTTGCGAAGGATGTTGCGGAGAAATGGAAGGTGAGCTTGGAAGAACGTGGTGGTGTGGAGAATGTGAAGACACCTGATGTTCACACGTTCTTGCAGCATCTTGTTACGTTTGGGATTGTTGACAGTGATGATTTGCAATTGTATCGCAAGCTTGTTATTGCTTCTGCTTGGAGGAAACACATGCCTAAGCTTGCACTTTCCCTTGGTCTCTCTAATCAAATGCCTG ATATGATTGAAGAGTTGATCAGCAAGGGACAACAGCTTGATGCTGTTCACTTCACATTTGAAGTGGGTCTTGTGGACAAGTTCCCACCTGTTCCACTTCTCAAATCTTTCTTGAAAGATGCTAAGAAAGTCGCTGCGTCTATTTTGGAAGATCCTAATAATGCAGGGCGTGCTTCG TTGGGAGAAAAAAAGTCTGCAATG TATCTAGCTGCAAGAAAGGAGCAGTCTGCACTCAAGGCCGTGATTAAATGCATAGAAGAATACAAACTTGAGGCAGAATTTCCTGCCGAGAGTCTGAAGAAGCGACTTGAACAGTTGGAGAAGGTCAAGCCTGAGAAAAGGAAACAAGTTGTGGTCCCTGCCAATAAAAGAACAAGAGCAAGCAACAGCAATGGAGGCCATATGCCACCTGCCAAAGCTGGGCGTTTGACTAATGCATATGTATCATCTTTCCCTGCTGCTCCTACATTTGTTAGATCTCCTTCACACGGGCAATACCCAGCTGCTCTACCACCTTATCCTTCACCACCCCACATGTATGGCAGCAGAAGTCCATCCTATGCTTATTCACCAGAACCAGCACCAGCTATTGCAGCGTCTTATCCAACACCACCCATGAATTATCCTGCTTATGGTGGCTATGGAAATGTTTTGGCACCCACTTATCAGCAGGCTTACTACCGATAG